CAGTGGGAATCTCATTTGTTTATGGGATTGAGGTTGATACGGTGTGTGGTTGGATTGATTTGGAACCGGTGGAGTTGCCTGCAGATGCTGACCAGCTGCCTGCGGTTGGACGGATATGTTTATCGATTTGTCTCTGCACACAATAcggttttaattaattaatcaatTATAAATCCCTCTAGAGCATGGTTTAGTGGCAAAATGGTTTAAGCTCTTTTCTTGTAAATGACTCCCATGGTCCCTCAACTTTTACCATTTTAACATTTGGTCccttaatttttaaaatgtctATTGGGCTgtttttatattctcaatttGGCTTAAATTGTTCCATGTTGTTTCATATCGATGTTGGATGTAATGTTTattggtatttttttttattaaatggAATCACTATAAGAATCATGATGGTAATGacgatatttttataattaagttgttatataaagTGAGCATAATTTTGTACAACTGAAGTCGTCACGTTCAGTTAGTCAAACTAGCCAACAATAAAGTATTTCACTAAAACCACTAGCCATGCTAATATGGTTGGTTATCTCTAAGATTAGATGGGAGAAATAAACACtaaattaagattttttttttttgaggcgtGGGAGAGGTAGGGGAGGTGGAAGGGCCATGAAAATCGCCATTGGCCTAAAGGTTCCACTTTGAACCAAGTTCATTAGTTGGGGTCAAAACATTAATTTAAAAGTTGTGGGACTAAAACGAAGATAGGCTAGAAGTTCAATGACCATTGTTGTCATCTAGCCTAACTTCTTCTCATGCATGTATCATTTCATATTTGATTTACTTGGTGCGAATGACAAGTTTGTTTGGTATTAAAAGGTGAATATATAGAATTTTGTCTGTTCACTAATAACTCTACGATTTTAATTAAGGAATCAGTACTGGTTTTAGAGGAATAACGGCCAaagtgagaaaaggaaaagaaaagggagtgTTACTTAAATGAGTGAAGGATTGCGGATGCTGGGAAATAGCAAGAATAACGCATTCTCTTGTAGCTTTGTGTATGTGCCCACAATCTATAGCAGATATTCCTTCTCTACAATCTTTCCATCTCCCACTTAATTCTGTCTTTCTTTGTACTAAATCAAATCAATGCACCAAACACCATCAAATCGAACCTAATCAACATATTCCCTGCAATTATTTACTTTATCTTATCAGGAATCGATGTTCCTCTTTTCGTGGGTTAGGAAACAGCTATTAAAACTATTgagcaggaaaaaaaaaacagctatGTTAATATGCTAGCTTTTATTTTACCTCAAAAATCTActgcaggaaaaaaaaaaaaaatgaagtgcaGCTTATATTTATTGACCCCAAAAGCCTCCTCGATCGGACAAAAAAGGCACCCTCAAAATACTTCTTGACTAGCTTCTATAAAAGTCTGGTGGCTCAAGTTCGAGTCTGATCAGGTCGAAGCTACAAATCAGCGTGAGCCAAGCTTATAAAATATAAACAAGGAACATGAACAACTTTTTAAGAAAGATTGAACTTGTTAAGCTAGGGATCGAATCAAAAATCAATCCAACGAAAGTCTTTTGGTAGTAGATAGATTTGGAGAAGTCAATAAAACTAGAGtgttatattattattttttttttgcatttaattACACCCTTTTTTTTAATCAGAGAACAAGTCCCGAGGCAgacaattttgtgtattaccATTCAGAATTTCGTATGCATTGAGATATAACGTATAAAAGCTAGCTCTGGTTTAAAGCAACCAGAGCTGTAAATTTCCGCTGGTAGGTTTGAGGGGCCAAAGGcccttttttaaattataatacGGTTTCATAAAAAATGAGCCACTGTCTTTAAATATGACTTATTATTTTATGTGTTAGAGCCGATGAAGCTGTgctcaacaaaataaaataaaaaaaaaaaaccaggaaatttattattattatttttttttctaaaagctTGGAGAAGATTATATATTCTGTTTGGGCGTCGTTAGCCATGGGTGGTTGTGACACATATCAAGaagacaataaaaaaaatggccATTTCTTGACCGCTTGAAGGAAAGCTTGAAAGAAAGAAATAGCATTTGAATAGTACATATTTAATCGTTTAGTATTTGGGATGTCAAACTTTTTATCCATGATTGTTGGCCGAACCCAGCGATGCTGGGCATCATCTTGATGCTGCTTCTGTGGTTTTAATTAATTCAAGTTTTTTGGGTTCTGGAATTTGACTAATGAGAAAAACCTCTTAATTTATTGACTTCGGACCCCGCCAAACTTACGCATCTTCTTTGGAGACGTAGGCGGCAGGCATCCCTGGAGCCCTTTTCTCCCTCATCACTCTTTTTTATCCTTAAATCGGTCGTTTGTGGGCATATTATGTCGTCGACTGCCAAATTCATGTGATAATCGATGGTGGTAAAAGTTGAATTCGAATGAGAAAATCAACCTTGCATTGGAAAAACCCTGCTAATTAATACTGCTTCCAATGCGCTGCCGACGCTTGGGCACATTCGAATGCAGGCGCTTCATTGGCAGTTGACACGTAGCCATGGGCCAATGTGCTCGGGCATCTCATGTGCACGTGCTGATGATCATATATATGCATGTCAACTTTATTTATTCGGAGGAGGATTGAATTGGATGTTAAGGTGAAaagaattaaaatcatgggTTTGTAAATTTTTACTAATTAACAAAAATCATTCTTAAAACCCTTGAGAGCTTGGCTCACTGTCCATCAAAGAGGGACTTGGGCTGCAGGCGGGGTTCAACTTTCACCTGTAgcagaaaaaaattcaaagatgGTGTCAAAACACCCATTTGGTCTATACAGGTCTGAATACTTGCTAGCCCGTAACACAAGTCTCTTTACACTTCTCCTTCTCTATAACCTGGAATAGGATATGTTATACAATTATTATcgttttcgaaaaaaaaaacaaaaatcattttttttaaaaaaataaatatatatatgaatttatttttaaataaaattacgATCAATTCACAATTATGAAAAAATATAAGACAACTCAACAATATTACAGACTAATTCAAATAGTGCGTAAGAAATATTGACATACAATTGGACACAAATATGAACTAAATTAAATATGATTTGACAAATCTGAGAGCCTTAAGAGCGTCTTATGGCCATTTTGATTGAGACCAATGTATTTTCTTAAATCCTAATTATTCCTCCATATATTAACAAAGGGATGAGATGTTGATTACCAAGTGtgactttttaaaaaaaaaaaaaatgttaccaAGTGTGCTGTCAATATATATTGCCATCCAACTATGTGTCTCGTTTACTTTACCTTTTGGTTGAACGGTTTAAAAGGGTTGGGTCATTAAAGTGTGTTTGAAATCAGTGAGCTTTGTCTCAATGGCCACAAAAAAGGAACTTATGTTATAGGTTAGTGGCTCGAATCCTACTcacagtaaaaaaaaatttaaaggagGCATTTAAGCACCTCTTTAACCTAGTTAGATATGTACATCTGACAGACTCTTACACAACCTCTTTAAACTGCCTCTTCTAATGATAGATTATGTTATAAGAATGTTATTCTCTTTGTATAGTTTTTGTAGATACTCCTTTCCCTAGAATAGATTAGTTTATAGAAATGTTATCGTTGCAATATCTGTTAATTTTTtacacaatttttttaaactcttcctctctagGATAGATTAGGTTAGCCTTTTACATAACCTCTTTAAACTCCCATTCTCTAGGATAAATTAGGTTATAAGAATGTTATCAttatggcaaaaaaaaaaaaaattaaagtgtgTTTGGCCAAGACGGTGGTTTTATTCGCTAGTACTGTTATATACCCTATCTTCTGTTTTACAAACCCTCCGCAAGGACCACAGAGCCCTTACTTTCCCTGCTCTTTCCCCGTCCATCTCCTCGGTTTACAATGAAAATACAAGTACTTGTGATGTTTAGGAAATGATGctgtcttttttatttttttcctttgaattttTGCGTGAGTTCACATGTCTGTTTAACAAATGATAGGACTTACTTTCCACCACACAACAACTCATAAAATATGACCCACAAATCATGCGTGGAACAGCTCAATTAGATTTTGGTTTCTTGGTGCAAGGCAGCTCAGAATTATATGCTTTTATATGGTTTTTGACCAGAGTAATTGCCATGGATCCACAGTGGACATAAAGTAACCCTAGCGCACGTAGTCATACATACAACTATACAAGTTGCGGAGAGGAAGTGGAGAGTGTGAGAGTCAAGCTAATCGCCACGTAGCATGGATCCACACTGtcaatatataatttttttatattaataagtttaaaacatatcacataatatgaatttaaatttaaaatttaaataaatcatGTTATATAAcattaattcaaatttaaaatttttttgatcagttcaaatttaaaattcaaattatatacATGTGACATACATTCATAATTATTAATGTAAAAAAATCAGTATACTGTCAATGCataaaatattaattctttAAATAAACTCttgaaatcattttcaagaaaatatgctataagatttccaaatttccatAAAAGTGTTGAGAAATCATGGTCATGGTAAAATCTTAACTTCTTTCTAATGATTGACTTGCTATGCTAAAATAAATGGCGCAAGCCAATATCTAAATTTTCTTTCTCATCAATCCCGCGTTATGCCCGTCTAAATTTGTAGTTAgtgatggcaacggggcgggggacccctcccccatcccccgcTCCCGCCCCATCCCCAGTCCCCTGCCCCGCGCCCAATTCCCCTGCAGGGTACCCGTGaggctaataaaaatttgttatataatttattatggttaaattttagcaaataatcaagtactaaaatatcaacacatcatcaaattattgttcattataattttacaattgaaacttttaaaaacaatcaaacaaaaattatttgaatacaatctaacatgatgaaataaatataactaaagtagtcatgttttcactttttacacaaatacaatcactaattcattattgtgtttgtgctttttttaagaaaaaaatgttattgtattaagtgtaattagagatttagtataaatgtattagtaaatttagtataacaattaataatttgtattagtacacatatataattattagtataattaataatatcaattatattatatatactaatagacatCATCTAATACATTTAAccaataatatcattatcataagtttgtaactaattaaattatatattatatatataattatatacatatatattttatatatttatttttttaaagcagGTGGCGGGGCGGAGGATGGGGCGGGGCCCCGTTTCTAAGCCGGGGGGGGGGAAAAATTCCCCCTACCCCCTCCCCATTAGCCCCCAGCGGGGCGGGtgcccattgccatccctatttGTAGTACCTTTGAATTTCCTATTTAGCTTTGAAAATagtcgtttttttttttcttcttttgaaagGATGGAATGACGCAGTGGAAAGGAGAGATGGATTGGGTTCTCTAATTTATGCAATTCTCTTGATCCATGATTAAGTAGTTGCTCATTAATATGACAAAAATTAGCTCCATAAGTTTTTCTAAGAGAACTCTTTGTGTTTATTTATAAGGTTAATCACAAAAACCCCCTTTTGATGTTTGATTAATTTTGCAATTTACCCCtaaatgttttatttctctCACTTTATTCCTTATGTCTGTCTAACTCATTAAATGTACCATTAAAACATGATTGTTCACAGAAATACCCTCATTTTAACCATTTTGTGACCAAATTATCCCTTTGCATGTATTATTCGAAAACGACCTTCACAAGTTTTCAAAGCCAATTGCTTCAAGTTTTTTTTGCATCTATTGAGTATCAATCACACCAAAAATTTCTCTTTCATCCACAAAATTTATAGGTAAAAAAAATGTTCTattctttttcaaattcattttcttACTCTTGCTCTAGATATTGTTCATCATACTGCATTGAAGAACCAACCTAAGAGCTGGAGCGTGTTTTTTTTCCCTCCGTCAGGTTGGATGTTtttggaaataaaaaaaaaatatcggATTTGAACCTATGGGCATTTTTGTCTAATCATTAAATTTTCAAGGATACCATTGcccttttcattttatttgtcaCTACCGTTATAAAAAATTTGCTTTGACTGTTAGTCGAGGAATAAAgtgaaagaaataaaacatcaGGTGACAAGCTGCAAAATTGACCAAACGTTAGGGGGAGTTTGTAGGATTAACCCTTATTCATATGTAAGAGCATTATGCATGCTAATATATTCACACACGCATTCTCTCATATGTGTGTGTAAGTGTAATTTGAGCAAAAAGTACTCATTTCATTTGCCTGGACTCCTTGAAACGTTTCATTTCGGATTATTTCGTGGTGAAGGAGGAGCAAGATCACTTTATGATTGCATtcctaaaactaaaactaatgAAGAGAGAGACAGGGGTGTGAAATCAAATAAGCAACTTAATTAAGGGCAATCACAAGAATTGAaagatattcttttttttttccttttcaaaaactacccttGGAGACAATTTAAAGGGACAAATTCCGTTTAATTACCCTAATAATCGATGGGAATTATGTATTTACGTTGCTGAGCATCGAGTACGGGATCGGtatccacaaaaaaaaaggaaggaggaTATGATATGGATTGAAGAGAGCCAGGATGACATAAATAATGTTTGATGAAAAAATAAATTGCATACTAAATGGTGGTCCTTGTATGGTATGACCGAACATGCAAATATCTTATGTTCCTATTTTACTCTTATCGCCATCTTTTCTTAATGTAGATCGAGCTTGGCAAGAATGGATTGCACTCTATCTATTGGCATATTGTCTCTAAAACTGTCATAGTTTCCTCTTCATATATTGCACCATAAATACGACCAACTCATACTTCCACCGTTCAACAAAAGGGTGGTGGTGCTTAAATATATATCTTTTGACCGTCGATCGTAATCCGGATAGATAACCACAGGCAAGTtcgatttcattttatttgaaactaactcatatctttttaattttattgtaaTCCATGCAATTATGAATTCACAAGTGCAATCTAATTAAGAtgagggtatatatatatatatatatatatatatatatatgtagagGTTGTGTTGgaagaaacaaaatgaaatttggCGTTATAAGTTGTTAATTTGTCTGCAGTTTTGTCTAGAGGAGAATGGCGTCGACAGTGAAAACGGCGCGTGCAAATGCCAAATGTGAAGAGCGTTGGAGACTGGTTGTTTTATTACAAACGATTATTATATGTGTTTAGAGATCAGAGACAATCACTTTCAAGTGCTTTGTCTTCCAAGTCCATGAATATTGtggccaagaaaaaaaaattttaaatataggGCTCTTTTTTTATGGAAGTTTTCAACAAAAAAATGAGGTAGAACAGTATAAAATCCAACCATATGTACATTAATGAATCCTGTAAATCTAGATACAATCTGATCCAGCGATGCAATAATTACTAGCCTTCAAAGTGTTGACAGCTTAAAAAGGGTGTTGAAGATCTCTGCTTCCACTGCACAGGTTAGCAAGAAATTTTCGTTTCAACAAGTTGTTAGGAGGgattctctctcctctctttaaTTATCAGTGTGTCTCATCTCATCCCATCCCATCTCCGACTGTTGCTCCAATCATCATCTAAAACTACACACACAGACACACATATGGGCAGCGGTTACTGTGGCGAGCCAAACTTAGGAAGTGAAAGATCATCTTCGTCAGGGTCATCAAGAAAAGGCAGAAAGGGGAACTCAGACAAGCCCAAGCAACCTCAAAGAGGCCTTGGTGTTGCACAGTTGGAGAAGATTAGACTGCATAGCCAAATGGGCTGCTCTAGTTATCTTCCTTCTGTTCAGAATCCCTATTCTCCTAACCTCAGCCAGGTCTCCATAAAATATACTTCTacatctctcttttttttctttttcaacaccCCCCCCTTCCCCCTCTTGTTTTGGGTTGTCTTTGTTGGcatcaatctttttttttttggaactttTGAGCTGATAATTATACATTCTTTTGCAGGAGGATGTGAGACTTCAAACAGCTTATTCATCATCGTCTTCCTTCTCATATTCAACGCCATCCTCCTCTTCTTACGGTTTCCCCAGCCACCAAAACATTGGGGTAAGAAGACTTTTTAGTAGTCGAGAAAAAATGTTTCATAGCAGACGATTTCTTCACATTTGACTGCCCAAAAAAGTCTTGCCCCGTTGAGTCTCTACGGTTGGGTTGGGGGAGGGTG
The Coffea arabica cultivar ET-39 chromosome 6c, Coffea Arabica ET-39 HiFi, whole genome shotgun sequence genome window above contains:
- the LOC140008424 gene encoding protein SPEAR3-like, with translation MGSGYCGEPNLGSERSSSSGSSRKGRKGNSDKPKQPQRGLGVAQLEKIRLHSQMGCSSYLPSVQNPYSPNLSQEDVRLQTAYSSSSSFSYSTPSSSSYGFPSHQNIGMGTSDLEGRANIRYGDAQPSEPTTTTRWPPGNTFFDYSQQYAQPNMTRQLLDLQVEDSYEKRRKRDGSDSSSHNSESNCREDLDLELRLSL